taaaaaataacagtttacatacggtatttcataaaaacatacAGAAATATGACTTCCGTGATACAGGCTTTTACGTCTGCAGAATTGCTAGTAAAGCTACGAGTAAAACACTTACGactatatacaaaattattataaaattaccgGTTCGGCCTCCGCATCGCGAAAAATTGTCTTTGACCCTCACCAATACTGCTCAGCGAACATAATTGTTGATTTTAATTGTTCTTGTCCTGAAGGACATTTAAGGCAGTGTGAGTGTTAGGCATTAAAATAACGAGCTAATAACAGCTACCTAGACAAGGTAACGTGCGCTATGTAGTACTTCTCTTAAGAATTCCATCTTGTGTTATCACTTATGACCAATCGCGGCatctattatagtaatttattgtgcAAAATGCTATTTCCATTTATTATAAAGTCATGGTATGGATACGTTGAATAAGTAAGTCAATACTCCGAACAATAATATCTTGATTATACTGGAGTGATATAGGGACTTATTAGGGACACTAGAGGGACCTTACCTGGGTTTTAAAAcccaaaagtttatttttccgAAGTAAAAGAAGTCTATAATATACGTTAATCCAAGCTATAACCTGTATCTGAAATTTCAGCCAATCTGTTTATCTATTTCTGAATTAACCGTTCTAGTAAACATGCAAACATCAATACAGAATttcgtataaataatataatttattattattcagatGGCTCCGGTGAAGTTCGGCCTGTTCAAAGCTCGGAGCAGGGACTACCAGGAGCAGCCTTCCACTGAGAACTTGCTGCACACCAGTTATAGCACAGACCATGGTGAGTTTAGAAACTGGTGTCATCATCATTAGAGTAAGTTATTAGGTCtctcagtggcgaaaggtgcaATTCCAAAAAGGagcccgatacaacatataggtactaatatgcacaaAGGCGGTTTGCAAATCCTATGTACATAAAATGAAGCCGGCAATAATCGAATTATGCGGACCCTACGCCGCTGATGCTTCTGTCTTTCTGTATAATCAAGAGCTCTGCAGGGGTATTGACGACCTCATAATAATGCCAGCTCTGTGTTAGATTGCCTACTGCTGGCCACATATCTCTATCAATGAAAACTttttgggccttagtccacctcgcaAGTTAGCGGACTTtacatatcttcgaaattctttgaTAATTCGTAGGTTTATAGGGTAAGGACTGGGTAAAAACTCTCAAAACATGTATTCTTTCAATACAATCTAAAGATTGCTCCGTCAAAGTAAGGAGCTGATAAAATAGCGAAAGATTACACAAATAACGCGATCATCATAGTGCATCGTTCAAAGCTATCAACAATACTTATTTGTGGTACTCGTCTCTTTAGTACTCGTGAACATAGAGACTGATTAATAGGTACACTCTAACAATTAATCACTCTGTAGAAACGAACCATTTTCTATAGGTCTGTAGAAATTGTCTATGACTCTTCAAGATCCCTAAtacctttcaaataaaataaaaatctttattagtaTAAGTTGTACTTTATGACCAATCACGACAATTACATGAAATAACTGTCTCGCCCTTCTGCCCGTAATTATGGACAGctgtataaaaacaaactacCTTCTATATACTCATGTGAGTAATAAAACCACAATATCTCACTATTATTTTCAAATCGAACGCTGCTTAGCTTCCAAGGTTATACATTGAGCTGGAATCTGATACAAGTCATCCAATTACCGAGAGCTTTCCGCTGCTCGTTTACAGACGTCCTTCGTCATAAAGGAGATAGGTATCCGGATTCCTTTGAGAGCTATATTCcccttatatttattttaattctgagTCTAGATTGTGGGACCTATTGGTTTAATTTGCTATTAAAACTTGGTTTggctgagatatttttattcgatAGCTGTCAGTAGCgcagggtgaaattttccataaGGAACCCGACGCAATATATAGGGACTAATGTGTATGAATGAGGACTggaaatcgttccaatgataataaCATTTCACATAAATTACGTAAAGGAAgtcgacaggaatcggattatattgaaccttcgccactgatagataTTTATTCGATAAATCTAAACACCTTATTGTGTTACGATTTAATGACTAATAAAAGAATCCTTTAATTTTGAATCCCCGACCAAATCGATGAGACTGTAGCATAGAAGAATAAGACGATTAATGAACCAACGTAGCGCTCTCAATGATTGACCCACCTTGGCGTAGCAACGCTACGATTGTGACACAATAAGCTACGACGTAGCTACTACGAAATGTCTACGCGCTGTCTACGTGTAGAGATGTAGCTTCTTTTAGGCTATGATGAGAGTtctaattcataaattttagtttaaagctgaaaaaagatatttaatatttttagtgtactttggattccttttttatatttgataatctGCAATTAGAAATtggaaataagtatttttactcATAATTGCATTGCtcttgatataaatttaaatattgtctgCAGTGGGCACGCCGCAGTCTCCTATACCTTCAACCAGTAAAGGTATAACGGAAGAGCGGCGCCCGAGCTAGTGTTCAGTGCAGACAGCGATGATGAGGTAAGGAATAAGACCCAGCTAGAGCATGGCTAGATCgttatacctatattatgtgaAAACTATTCCGTCGCAAAActagtttgtataaaataactgtGTGTATGTACCGTTCCATATAGTCCCGAAAAACCAAgtggtttttaaatatgttttaggtAATATTCGGGTTAGGCTATCCTGTAAAGTTTGCTAGCGATCTACCCCAAACATTCATCTGGTTATAGATACTTAATTAGTGACACCCACGCGAAACCGGGACTAGTGGCTAGTATGTCTTTATAGACATATACGTATTTATATACGTATGAGTTACATTTGTGTACTGCGAAGGTCACAGAAAACGAAAATTATTTTCGGAGGGCCCGAgcatatattttactaataattaataatgacagAATCCCAAAATTAATACCAAGATATTTTCTATATAGTGGCCACTTATCAGGTCTTCTACCTTACGCACATAGTCAAAGAAATTGTAAGTGATCATAGGATTGTAAGTCTGTAGACATCTAGCAACAGCAATACTGTCGCTTCACACGCAGATAGCACTGTATAATACGTCCCGAGGTAGCAGTAAAAAGCAATAACCACGTAAGGCACTCGGCTTTATTGCTGCGGTTGTAAAGAGATCATTACGTGCTAAAAGCTTATATATTTCTTCATGAACCTTGTTACGCTGGCTGCTAGTATTTCATCGCGTACGAcgtttataattactattttataaagctcGTTCTATTCATAAAGAACTATCGACTAATATTGTATATGTGGTTATGACCTTGTATATTTTGTCAGAACTTGTGTCTAGGATGTGTATTCACGCAGCATTAGAATACTGATGTgttctagtttaaaaaaaacttataaccaTTAGCCATTATAGCTATACAAGAGACATACGGTGATGATCGCAGTGCTTTTTATTAACTTAAGTGCCGGATTCTCTAGTGTGTTTATGGCTGATCGTGACGGTTCCCAAACAGACGCGGTAGACCTCACATTCtctcaaaattattacatagaacttctcagatatgcataTGGTATCCTAACGATGATTTCCTTTATCGAACAAGCAatcatttacaaataatatatactcaaataaaaaagGCAGAGGTACTCGTACGATAAAATAACCCTTGAGACttttcaatgaaaaaaatacttttataaaataataatttgaatcaagAACCTACTACATAATTGTTGTATGATTAAATCCCAAAATTTGTACCAGGGTTCTCCGACTACCCCGGTGCGACGTCCCAGCGAGACGAGCACTGTGGATGAAGCCCAGGTAATTATAGTCGACAAATCGACCTCATGTTCATTTAACTCACTTAAAAGGAAATTTAActgaacaattttaattaaacacgtattagatataaatgtaattgaatGCCAATTGGGTTGCTACTTGCTAgataataattagtttaatcttaaataaaaattatgatccCGCTTTCTACTTATTTTTTCCAAAGAAAACTGGGTTACACAACAAATCCCCCAACAGGTAAACTACCAAGTCCTGAGAAACCATCCGTCACCGGACGAGACCTCAACATCCACACTCGGAGAAGACTTCAAGTCATACAAAGTAAATCTTCCTAAAGAGATCGACGATGCCTCTACTACATACGATGCCAACTCCATACTCTTCGACGAGACTTCCATAGCGCCTAGCGAGATGTCGGTATACTGTGGCAcactgaagaagaagaagaccAGGAGCAAGGAGGAGAAGCAGCTGAGGGACTTCGACATGTGGCAGGCTAGCAATGTGGAGGTTATGCAGGTTGGTATGATTTGGAGACATTACCACGCATAAGCTCATAATTAATAGACCTTGTATTCAGTAACATAGAGTCCAGGTAATGTAGAAGAGCTCTGAGACTCGGTCGAAAGCTCGGCAGAAAAGAAAGAATTGACccttgttattaaaatataaaaccacaaTTGCACTATTGTGACTCATGCCGAATTCCTGATTAAAATATTCGTTctgcaaattatttaaaatatgtttctcaTTCTGTAGAACCTCCTAAGCAGAAGTGGGACTCTAGACGAGCAAATCAAGTGGGAGGCTATTGCGACAGCTCGCGGACTTTGCACCCTGACCGACAGCTGCACCTGTGGCGACTGTACCGGTGCCAAGTACCTGGCCGGAGTCGCTGATGGCGACGGGGGGCTTGGGGCAGCGCCACTCTTCAACGCTATTAGTGTCGGATGCCAGATACAGTGAACGGTGAACGGTAAACGTGGTGGTGGCGGTTAAGGCGAGCTAGGTTTGATTTTAGATCGAAGGCAATTAAGTCTCAGCTTTGCTCGGTTATAACCATCAATTCTTGATATTGGGAGCATTGCAGTTTTCTAACGAAACGATGTTTAGGGTCGGAGAAGCTTTTGATTGGAAGGGGGTATTTTCGAATCTTGAAATGGGTCTCTAACTATTTTTTAAGCTATCAGCTTAAAGATTGATAGTCGAGTGGTATAATTTGAAGCTAGCTTGTCAAAGGAAAGaatatttattctatgtaaGGTTTTAAGAATACGTTTTTAGCACTGATTCCTaagtttctaataataatatttttttcttatacacTCGGACGAGTTGATTGATCTTATCTTAATCCGCCACTGCCACGCACATAGGTTTCTGCAGTTTTTGCAGATTTTCTACGATTCTCCaaatctcaatatttttttactgcacTATGGAACGAGAGAGAAGAGAGGCTGAAAggtttaaaaggatttttttgctgaaaaatattgagttttttagatttagtaatatttttcatctacagttttaaaaaaacttgtatttttttattaaatctttttcttttattataataaaaaaaatactgaattcATTATTGAATTACCAGACAAATGTCGAGTCTgaattgtgtaaataatttgcaagatttttaaaattggcgcttattttttaacaaaggcggggttagattattttttactatttgtaaCTAAGTGTGAAATAAACAGTTTTAGTCAtacggtattaaaaaaaatctcttataaatattattagttttccaAAATATTCAGGTATAAAATATAAGCTTCATAGTTATACTAAGAGATGACTTCATTCGCTCTGacggtaatatttattaaatatattcaaacacatttttttataactgatgATATTTATATGCGTCAGTTTACGATATAATATGATTAACTTCTTATGaattaacataaatcataatcacACTGCCGAGaaagcatataaaataatgcactATTTGTATTCAGTAATcacatattttactaatatattttttacactacctcaattttttaactataaacattttaaacgggtaattaaaaacaaattgagtcaataattattCCGAAATCGTTAAATTTCAacacaatttaaatttcgaataccgTAAGAAGTGACGAtacgtattgtttttttttttaatgtatacttACCAACCTGACGCGTTTGCGTAAATAACgcattttcattgaaatttctctaatttaaatattactatggCTGAGTAAAAGGCCTTTTGTTTAAGTTATCGtggttgtctataggaattgatatttgattttagaCAATATTCTAAGTAAGTTTGTGGTATGTTTTTCCTTGATCTATAGCTTTATATTCGGTACGATACACCTTACGGCCTCTAACGGTTCTATGTAAGACTGACGTGTTGTCTCgcgtgttattttaattaagtgtattgaatgaaaataattctTGTGTAAGTGAAAATCACTGCATGTGAAATTTGTAGACCGGGCTAGGACTCCACTACGTTTGGAAATAAATGCGATATCTAAAGAAGGAATAGCTACGGAATTTccaccaaaaatatattttattacgtattttcTACATCCTACATCTGCACTGGTATTCTCGTAaggaaatatgaataaatgaatatattttacgcTATGTACCTCCCTAACCCAGTAAATTGGTATTCCGTGTCGTAAATAGAAGTTTAGTTTCTATACGTACGATTTGCATTTCTATAGGATAATAATTCTCATTTGAGATAATAAGAATTGTAATGTATTAGAATATTACTTaccaagtattttatatttgggcTCAGGAACATGCAATCTTCATGCCGTGTGTCGTtcgtaaaatctttataaaatagtaacttttattaaagtttagaTATACCTACAAGCTCAAGTTAAATTCATATCTTGGCATTTTAAAACTGGATTTTCTAATAATAAGGGTAGGTACCTGAGCTCAACAAATATTACGATTAGTACGTGTCGAGAGATTATTATTCAATACAGGTAGACAtccgtattataattaataaactgatAGATTGAAAACTTCGTCAAAAGTACATAAGTTTACATATTTCACAAAAGTAAATGCCCGGGAAATAAGAAAAAGAAcatagtaagttttttttattccacgTGATTGACCGAAGGTATCATGGACCATACAACCATGTCTGCCGCAAACATCTACTGAAGTCcttaaatacattaatgttGTCAGCCTACGAAGTTTTCCATCTGACATGTCGGATACCTTTTATCTAGATACAATACTTTCatactgtattttatataaaatcctttttaaaaTCTTATGACGTAGCCTTTTATGCAGTTCCTATATTTCTATCTTCGTGATTTCTTTCTCTTATGCTTATAAAGGGtgaatctttataaaaaaaatattcttatattattgaCAGTACAtaccataaaattaattttatataactgaaaATTAAGTGTTGAGCTCCTGATAAAGTACAATAATCACGATTCTTCGTTactatttatgcaaaataataatcataacaaGTAAGTATctacctaatttaaatattgtaccaTTTAATCCGTCTAAAAgctattcaataattatttaaagattcACCCCTAAAcactaataaaacaatgaatgtttaatgtaaatatacataGCCAATTATTGTGTGTTAGATAATTTTAgctatttctaattttaaacatcTGTGCCTGAGAGGTATATACTTGTAGGATAAATTTCTAAACACAGCATCCTGTCGTATATAtgcaatgcaataaaataatatgtatctatatctgtccttagtatttatttatttatttagtgtaaTAAACAGTTATCTCTGTAAGTCGCTGAAACATTTTTCCGACTTCGTTTTTACGTACATACCTCTCGGCTGCTAATCTAaaagtagttaaaatattttagctaaaTGTGTTCTTAGTaaccaataataaattattgtaaattgatatcaaaataGAATTGTAATAtggattttaattacttttatggaTTATCAAATTTAGATGAGTGTACTCTTTTTATTAAGACTGGTCTCtccagtatattattattttaagcttCGCCatatggaataaaaagtaaaatgtttcaatCAGGCTCAACACCATTTATtctatacttacatataaaggttatatataataatccaTAGGACTCTTTAATTCTGTTATAGTACTTTATATTCTCAGACCGTGATAAAAgtcttatgtatttttattgtgccACTATTTTACGCCATAATCATAGctgttatatgttttttaagattactacaatatttagtttttccAATAAAAGCGAAACGTATATAGCCCTATGAAATGCAAGaatctgaataaatattttataatttataagaaaccTTAAACCTGCCAAATCACAATTATATGTGCGATCTTTTAAAATGACCTCTAATCTTATGCATCTAACAAAATCtttactgaaatataataactacttatattatatttttataaactatactAAATTGCACTATTATGATTTGGcatgtatatacaatattttaaaagcatttcaaCGGATTGTCTTCATTTGATAAGTACGTAATATTTTACATGATATTTTTAGATACAACAAAATAGAAAACATGTGTATTGATGTTTAGTATCTTTGTTAGTTATTTGTGTTGTAATAAACTGTACTGTCGGAtgtgtgattttaattttaatatgaaaccgTTTACTTCTTCGTCCTTGGCTCATCTTGATGTCttcaagttaattatttttttatacgcgaTTTACGCGTCGATTtcttactttaaattattgtatacaaGCATTTTGTATGAAACTGACGAAGCCCATCGTAACTTCCCTAAGGACATACATAATCTATGTTAATTTAGGCGTTAGACAGCATATGTCATACTGTTGGTATATGTCATGGCCCTAA
The Manduca sexta isolate Smith_Timp_Sample1 unplaced genomic scaffold, JHU_Msex_v1.0 HiC_scaffold_2713, whole genome shotgun sequence genome window above contains:
- the LOC119192378 gene encoding uncharacterized protein LOC119192378, which codes for PELVFSADSDDEGSPTTPVRRPSETSTVDEAQVNYQVLRNHPSPDETSTSTLGEDFKSYKVNLPKEIDDASTTYDANSILFDETSIAPSEMSVYCGTLKKKKTRSKEEKQLRDFDMWQASNVEVMQNLLSRSGTLDEQIKWEAIATARGLCTLTDSCTCGDCTGAKYLAGVADGDGGLGAAPLFNAISVGCQIQ